From a region of the Nomascus leucogenys isolate Asia unplaced genomic scaffold, Asia_NLE_v1 Super-Scaffold_285, whole genome shotgun sequence genome:
- the LOC100579809 gene encoding keratin-associated protein 2-1-like: MTGSCCGSTFSCLSYGGGCCQPCCCRDPCCCRPVTCQTTVCRPVTCVPRCTRPICEPCRRPVCCDPCCLQEGCCRPITCCPTSCTAVVCRPCCWATTCCQPVSVQSPCCRPPCGQPTPCSTTCRTSSC; this comes from the coding sequence ATGACCGGCTCCTGCTGCGGCtccaccttctcctgcctgagctaTGGGGGAGGCTGCTGCCAGCCCTGCTGCTGCCGCGACCCCTGCTGCTGCCGCCCTGTGACCTGCCAGACCACCGTGTGCCGCCCTGTCACCTGCGTGCCCCGCTGCACGCGCCCCATCTGCGAGCCCTGCCGCCGCCCGGTGTGCTGCGACCCCTGCTGCCTGCAGGAAGGCTGCTGCCGCCCCATCACCTGCTGCCCCACGTCATGCACGGCTGTGGTGTGCAGGCCCTGCTGCTGGGCCACCACCTGCTGCCAGCCTGTGTCTGTGCAGTCCCCCTGCTGCCGGCCCCCCTGCGGCCAGCCGACCCCTTGCAGCACCACCTGCAGGACCTCCTCCTGCTGA